In the genome of Natronorubrum sediminis, one region contains:
- a CDS encoding PhzF family phenazine biosynthesis protein, whose protein sequence is MDTIRVLQVDAFTDEPFGGNPAGVVPEADDLSEHQMQSIAAEMALSETAFLRSSDGADRRVRYFTPTQEVDLCGHATIGSFAHLRDEGLESGTTTLETNVGTLEIDVDDDGTVWMTQDAPQVREADVGYARVADALGVDQAALEGASDDIPLAVSSTGLSFLIAPITYLSDVGNAQPDMHAIEKLTDDVDATGVYLFTFDALERESTLHGRMFAPGAGVPEDPVTGTASGAVGAYLDHFGAFDDDFPEELRLEQGHYVDRPGRARVRVGDSVRVGGRGVTVLDGSMLVPEDDEDEILEA, encoded by the coding sequence ATGGATACGATTCGGGTCCTGCAAGTCGACGCCTTCACAGACGAACCGTTCGGCGGCAACCCCGCCGGCGTCGTGCCCGAGGCGGACGACCTCTCCGAACACCAGATGCAATCGATCGCCGCCGAGATGGCCCTCAGCGAGACAGCCTTCCTTCGCTCGAGCGACGGCGCAGACCGTCGCGTTCGTTACTTTACGCCGACCCAGGAGGTCGACCTCTGTGGACACGCGACGATCGGTAGCTTCGCACACCTTCGCGACGAGGGCCTCGAGTCCGGGACGACGACGCTCGAGACGAACGTCGGGACCCTCGAGATCGACGTCGACGACGACGGAACGGTCTGGATGACGCAGGACGCACCGCAGGTCCGGGAAGCGGACGTCGGCTACGCCCGCGTCGCCGACGCGCTCGGAGTGGATCAGGCCGCACTCGAGGGGGCGAGCGACGACATTCCCCTCGCCGTCTCCTCGACCGGCCTGTCCTTCTTGATCGCGCCGATCACGTACCTCTCGGACGTCGGCAATGCGCAACCAGATATGCACGCGATCGAGAAACTGACCGACGACGTCGACGCGACGGGCGTCTACCTCTTTACCTTCGACGCCCTCGAGCGCGAGTCGACGCTTCACGGGAGGATGTTCGCACCCGGAGCGGGAGTGCCAGAGGATCCGGTCACCGGGACCGCAAGCGGCGCAGTCGGTGCCTATCTCGACCACTTCGGCGCGTTCGACGATGACTTTCCCGAGGAACTCCGCCTCGAGCAGGGCCACTACGTCGACCGCCCGGGACGGGCCCGTGTCCGTGTCGGCGATTCCGTCCGCGTCGGTGGCCGCGGCGTGACGGTGCTCGACGGCTCGATGCTCGTCCCCGAGGACGACGAAGACGAGATCCTCGAGGCCTGA
- a CDS encoding alpha/beta hydrolase, whose product MASFQRRTVLTAVSTATVSALAGCSGLLADDSDDGDTSAAEDAAATFVETLADGEFEDAREEFIPEMRDDIATLAQLEQAWMGYTAIGGEFEGVDSTAADKQDGVYNVRISMSFEHGSHDLLFAMNDEYEYGEYAPADEYERPGYVDAAAITDEEVTLETDDDECELSGLVTMPEDGDDVPGVVLVHDAGQVSMDSDTTATKLFGDLAEGLASQGIATIRYDSRLAECDVDPDDHGIDTVAVDDALTAIDELRDADGVDSDEIVVVGHGFGGLAAPRIADEDGDLAGIVGLAAPARPFYEVTLEQIEHQATVGDHEWEARMDQYEEWEADVERIEDGDYDADEPVCGYYGSLWESLEDYDHVETAASLELPTYFLQGERDTRATVEDDLERWESELEDTESETAVYEDLNRAFMPGEGPATPMEYDLRNNVDERVVDDIATWVQDLY is encoded by the coding sequence ATGGCTTCCTTCCAACGGCGTACCGTGTTGACGGCTGTCTCGACTGCAACCGTTTCGGCCCTCGCCGGCTGTAGCGGCCTGCTCGCAGACGATAGTGACGACGGAGACACGAGCGCGGCTGAAGACGCAGCAGCAACGTTCGTCGAAACACTGGCAGACGGCGAGTTCGAAGACGCTCGCGAGGAGTTCATCCCCGAAATGCGCGACGATATCGCGACGCTCGCACAACTCGAGCAAGCCTGGATGGGGTACACGGCCATCGGTGGCGAGTTCGAAGGCGTCGACTCGACGGCGGCTGACAAACAGGACGGCGTCTACAACGTCCGCATTTCGATGTCGTTCGAACACGGGTCACACGATCTGTTGTTCGCGATGAACGACGAGTACGAGTACGGCGAGTACGCGCCCGCAGACGAGTACGAACGCCCGGGGTACGTCGATGCCGCTGCGATCACGGACGAGGAGGTCACGCTCGAGACCGACGACGACGAGTGTGAACTCTCAGGGCTCGTCACGATGCCCGAAGATGGAGATGACGTTCCCGGCGTCGTGTTGGTTCACGATGCTGGGCAGGTGTCGATGGACAGCGATACCACCGCGACGAAACTGTTCGGCGACCTCGCTGAAGGCCTCGCCAGCCAGGGTATCGCGACGATTCGTTACGACAGCCGACTGGCCGAATGCGACGTCGACCCCGACGACCACGGAATCGATACCGTCGCGGTCGACGACGCACTGACTGCGATCGACGAACTTCGGGATGCAGACGGCGTCGATTCGGACGAAATCGTCGTCGTCGGTCACGGATTCGGCGGTCTCGCTGCACCACGGATCGCCGACGAAGACGGCGACCTCGCCGGAATCGTCGGCCTCGCTGCCCCGGCACGACCGTTCTACGAGGTCACCCTCGAGCAGATCGAACACCAGGCGACCGTGGGCGATCACGAGTGGGAAGCCCGCATGGATCAGTACGAAGAGTGGGAAGCAGACGTCGAGCGAATCGAAGACGGCGACTACGACGCGGACGAGCCCGTCTGTGGCTACTACGGCTCGCTCTGGGAGAGCCTCGAGGACTACGACCACGTCGAGACCGCTGCGTCGCTCGAACTTCCAACGTACTTCCTGCAGGGTGAGCGTGATACGCGAGCGACCGTCGAGGACGACCTCGAGCGGTGGGAGAGCGAACTCGAGGATACCGAGTCAGAAACGGCGGTGTACGAGGATCTCAATCGCGCGTTTATGCCTGGGGAAGGGCCAGCGACGCCGATGGAGTACGATCTTCGGAACAACGTCGACGAACGGGTCGTCGACGATATCGCCACGTGGGTTCAGGATCTATACTGA
- the thiC gene encoding phosphomethylpyrimidine synthase ThiC, with translation MARTQLEAARDGTVTDAMTRIAERENRDPEFVREQVASGQAVIPANRHHEALDPMIIGREFATKVNANIGNSDTTSDLETELEKLHTAVHYGADTVMDLGTGSDLEEIRGVHVEHSPVPLGTVPLYEAVKRAGDPEAITTDLLLEVIEAQAEQGVDYMTIHAGILAKHLPLTNDRKTGIVSRGGSIMAAWMEAHGEQNPLFQVYDEICEIFVEHDVTFSLGDSLRPGCLADACDEAQYAELDTLGELTRRAWDHDVQVMVEGPGHVPMHKVAENVERQQEVCDGAPFYVLGPLVTDIAPGYDHITSSIGAAMAAQAGAAMLCYVTPKEHLGLPEEADVRDGLAAYRIAAHAGDVANERPGARDWDDALSEARYTFDWREQFRLALDTERAREYHDQTLPEDNYKEARFCSMCGVEFCSMRIDQDARAPASADQPRDDGTMSGLESTTDLEESAAADVNRPPVGAHELGRFSPLDGGDASSVESTGDD, from the coding sequence ATGGCGCGAACACAACTCGAGGCCGCCCGCGACGGAACCGTGACCGACGCAATGACCCGAATCGCCGAACGCGAGAACCGCGATCCGGAGTTCGTCCGGGAGCAAGTCGCAAGCGGGCAGGCAGTGATCCCGGCGAACCGACACCACGAGGCGCTCGATCCGATGATCATCGGCCGCGAGTTCGCGACGAAAGTCAATGCGAACATCGGCAACAGCGACACGACGAGCGACCTCGAGACCGAACTCGAGAAGCTCCACACGGCGGTTCACTACGGCGCGGATACGGTGATGGATCTCGGCACCGGCAGCGACCTCGAGGAGATCCGTGGAGTCCACGTCGAACACTCGCCCGTCCCCCTCGGGACAGTGCCGCTGTACGAGGCCGTCAAGCGGGCGGGTGATCCGGAGGCCATCACGACGGACCTGTTGCTCGAGGTGATCGAAGCGCAGGCCGAGCAGGGCGTCGACTACATGACGATCCACGCGGGAATCCTGGCAAAGCACTTGCCGTTGACCAACGACCGGAAGACAGGCATCGTCTCTCGAGGCGGGTCGATCATGGCCGCGTGGATGGAAGCCCACGGCGAGCAGAACCCACTGTTCCAGGTCTACGACGAAATCTGTGAGATTTTCGTGGAACACGACGTGACGTTCAGCCTCGGAGACAGTCTCCGACCGGGGTGTCTGGCCGACGCCTGCGACGAAGCCCAATACGCCGAACTCGATACGCTCGGTGAGTTAACCCGTCGCGCCTGGGATCACGACGTACAGGTGATGGTCGAAGGGCCCGGACACGTTCCCATGCACAAAGTCGCCGAAAACGTCGAACGCCAGCAAGAGGTCTGTGACGGCGCGCCGTTTTACGTCCTCGGCCCGCTCGTCACCGACATCGCGCCGGGCTACGATCACATCACCAGTTCCATCGGTGCCGCGATGGCCGCACAGGCGGGGGCGGCGATGCTCTGTTACGTCACCCCGAAAGAACACCTCGGATTGCCCGAGGAAGCAGACGTGCGCGACGGTCTCGCGGCCTACCGAATCGCCGCCCACGCCGGCGACGTGGCGAACGAACGTCCGGGCGCTCGAGACTGGGACGACGCCCTCTCGGAAGCCCGCTACACCTTCGACTGGCGCGAGCAGTTCCGCCTCGCCCTCGACACCGAGCGCGCCCGCGAATACCACGATCAGACGCTGCCCGAGGACAACTACAAGGAGGCTCGCTTTTGCTCGATGTGCGGCGTCGAGTTCTGCTCGATGCGGATCGACCAGGACGCTCGAGCGCCAGCGTCGGCTGACCAGCCTCGAGACGACGGGACGATGTCGGGTCTCGAGTCGACGACCGATCTCGAGGAGTCCGCCGCTGCCGACGTGAATCGACCGCCGGTCGGCGCACACGAACTGGGACGGTTTTCACCGCTCGACGGCGGTGATGCGTCCTCGGTCGAATCCACTGGCGACGACTAA
- a CDS encoding phosphoribosyltransferase, with protein sequence MSELPDDFDCTITTWDYIYSLCRDVSNDVRNDEFEPDVVVALARGGWFAGRCLCDFLGLDDLTSLKMEHYVGTAEKRDEPSVRYPMPEGSVEGKDVLIIDDIADTGGSIERADEYVTDRNAGDVRTATLQLLGTSEFEPDYVGEHLEEWSWIVYPWNFIEDMIDLITSVMDRADQESFTQEEIRHYLAEFHGVDRIGMEIAQPDRIREVLNEMERRDILESAGPGEWTLGDE encoded by the coding sequence ATGTCCGAACTACCGGACGATTTCGACTGTACGATCACGACGTGGGACTACATCTACAGCCTCTGTCGCGACGTCAGCAACGACGTTCGTAACGACGAATTCGAGCCGGACGTCGTCGTCGCGCTCGCCCGCGGTGGGTGGTTCGCCGGTCGGTGTCTCTGTGATTTCCTCGGACTCGACGACCTGACGAGTTTGAAGATGGAACACTACGTCGGCACCGCCGAGAAACGCGACGAACCGTCCGTGCGCTATCCGATGCCAGAGGGGAGCGTCGAGGGCAAAGACGTCCTCATCATCGACGATATCGCCGACACCGGCGGTTCTATCGAGCGTGCCGACGAGTACGTCACCGACCGCAACGCCGGCGACGTGCGAACTGCCACCCTCCAACTGCTCGGAACCAGCGAGTTCGAACCCGACTACGTCGGCGAGCACTTAGAGGAGTGGAGTTGGATCGTCTACCCCTGGAACTTCATCGAGGACATGATCGATCTTATCACGAGCGTGATGGATCGGGCCGACCAGGAGTCGTTCACCCAGGAAGAGATCCGGCACTATCTCGCCGAATTCCACGGCGTCGATCGCATCGGAATGGAAATCGCCCAGCCCGATCGGATTCGAGAGGTTCTCAACGAGATGGAGCGACGCGACATCCTCGAGTCGGCGGGTCCCGGTGAATGGACGCTCGGCGACGAGTAA
- a CDS encoding MATE family efflux transporter, with the protein MSAGDPGGEHDLTDGSLVGPMFKLAWPLVVIQLLQVAYNVGDTFWLGALSPDAVGAVSLAFPLLFLVIAVGAGFTTAGAILIAQHTGAESGKGGLIAGQTITFISLVAIVLGAIGYVATEPMLEVLPADSDTEAAILPLAGEYLQIFFLGVPFVFGFFVFAALMRGYGNTRAPMRVMAISVVINLVIDPLLIFGVGPLPRLEIAGAAVATVVSRGIATLIGFYLLYYTDVGPDIEFGHLRPRLEYVSEITRLGVPTAIEQSMTAMALVAMTAIVVTFPPAVVAAYGLGNRLISLAFLPALGMGQATDSIVGQNLGAGRSDRAERATWIGAGVIGGIMAVAGAIAFLFPEPFVSVFLTAEEAGRAETLEYGVTYLRYAAFGFVFMGVMQVILGAFRGAGNTKTALVFSVLGLWIVRVPVTYVLIFVADWGTTGIWLGVVIGDIVGALAAVAWFSRGTWKASLLEEGGGAETNSSGESAAESESESVAE; encoded by the coding sequence ATGTCTGCAGGCGATCCGGGGGGTGAACACGACCTGACGGACGGATCGCTCGTCGGGCCGATGTTCAAACTTGCGTGGCCGCTCGTCGTGATTCAGTTGCTCCAGGTCGCCTACAACGTCGGTGACACCTTCTGGCTCGGCGCGCTCTCGCCCGACGCCGTCGGTGCGGTGAGCCTCGCCTTTCCGCTGCTCTTTCTGGTGATCGCGGTCGGAGCCGGGTTCACCACGGCTGGCGCGATCCTGATCGCTCAACACACGGGCGCGGAGAGCGGAAAGGGAGGCCTGATCGCCGGACAGACGATTACGTTCATCTCGCTCGTCGCGATCGTCCTCGGCGCGATCGGCTACGTCGCGACGGAGCCGATGCTCGAGGTGCTTCCCGCCGATAGCGACACGGAAGCGGCCATCCTGCCGCTAGCTGGTGAGTATCTCCAGATATTCTTCCTCGGCGTGCCCTTCGTCTTCGGCTTCTTCGTCTTCGCGGCGCTCATGCGCGGGTACGGCAACACTCGCGCCCCGATGCGCGTAATGGCCATCAGCGTCGTGATCAACCTCGTCATCGACCCCCTGCTCATCTTCGGTGTCGGTCCGCTGCCTCGCCTCGAGATCGCCGGAGCCGCCGTCGCGACAGTCGTCTCGAGAGGGATCGCGACTCTCATCGGATTCTACTTGCTGTACTACACGGACGTTGGGCCAGATATCGAATTCGGGCACCTTCGCCCGCGTCTCGAGTACGTCTCCGAAATCACGCGGCTGGGCGTCCCGACGGCGATCGAGCAGTCGATGACGGCGATGGCGCTGGTCGCGATGACGGCGATCGTCGTCACCTTCCCACCCGCAGTCGTCGCGGCCTACGGACTCGGCAACCGACTGATCTCGCTCGCGTTCTTGCCAGCACTCGGGATGGGGCAGGCGACGGACTCGATCGTCGGCCAGAACCTGGGTGCAGGAAGGAGTGACCGTGCAGAGCGGGCAACGTGGATCGGCGCGGGCGTGATCGGCGGGATCATGGCCGTCGCCGGCGCGATCGCCTTCCTCTTCCCGGAGCCGTTCGTCTCGGTGTTCCTGACGGCGGAGGAAGCGGGACGAGCCGAGACGCTCGAGTACGGTGTGACGTACCTGCGTTACGCCGCGTTCGGTTTCGTCTTCATGGGCGTCATGCAGGTGATTCTGGGGGCGTTCCGAGGTGCCGGCAACACGAAGACGGCGCTCGTCTTCTCGGTGCTCGGCCTCTGGATCGTCCGCGTTCCGGTCACCTACGTGTTGATCTTCGTCGCAGACTGGGGGACGACGGGGATTTGGCTCGGCGTCGTCATCGGCGACATCGTCGGCGCGCTCGCGGCCGTCGCGTGGTTCTCCCGGGGTACGTGGAAAGCGTCCTTGCTCGAGGAGGGAGGGGGCGCTGAGACGAACTCGAGTGGCGAATCGGCTGCGGAAAGCGAATCCGAATCGGTCGCAGAGTAA
- a CDS encoding segregation and condensation protein A translates to MTDDDIPLNIAGHEDRERPSESTDGDETAVFEFSEETATDLESDQGGHASDVTDNDGEGEGVGEDDVEPVELLVQLAKDGEIDPWDIDIVAVTDKFLEAIDEVDLRTSGRALFYASVLLRMKSDELFAVDEPDDEELPPWEAPFADDGGMAGGEDEGSDHPPGFDPIENLEAEMERRLERKQVRGKPETLDELVRELRSAERGSWWKESRTYDTSDSPRGYDRGVQELSYHSGDDFRVDDEPTSDDVTHTTHEEDIETVIDDVEAELESQYDQGREEVLYAEIEQIGGTRVMTYLALLFLAHRGRVRLEQDELFGDLWVQDATLEAEPSEAVAD, encoded by the coding sequence GTGACTGACGACGACATTCCGCTGAACATCGCGGGCCATGAAGACCGCGAGCGTCCGTCAGAATCGACAGACGGCGACGAGACGGCCGTCTTCGAGTTTTCGGAGGAGACAGCTACCGACCTCGAGTCAGATCAGGGTGGCCACGCCAGCGACGTTACCGACAACGACGGCGAGGGCGAGGGTGTGGGCGAGGACGACGTCGAACCGGTCGAACTGCTCGTTCAACTCGCCAAAGACGGCGAGATCGACCCCTGGGACATCGATATCGTCGCGGTGACGGACAAGTTTCTCGAGGCCATCGACGAGGTCGACTTGCGGACCTCCGGCCGGGCGCTGTTCTACGCGAGCGTCCTCTTGCGGATGAAAAGCGACGAACTGTTCGCCGTCGACGAACCCGACGACGAGGAACTCCCACCCTGGGAAGCCCCCTTCGCAGACGACGGCGGGATGGCCGGGGGCGAAGACGAGGGCAGCGACCATCCGCCGGGGTTCGATCCTATCGAGAATCTCGAGGCGGAGATGGAGCGCCGCCTCGAGCGAAAGCAGGTCCGAGGCAAACCCGAAACGCTCGACGAACTGGTCAGAGAGCTTCGCAGCGCCGAACGCGGCTCGTGGTGGAAAGAATCGCGGACGTATGATACGAGCGACTCGCCGCGTGGCTACGACCGTGGCGTCCAGGAACTGAGCTATCACTCCGGGGACGACTTTCGCGTCGACGACGAACCGACGAGCGACGACGTCACGCACACGACTCACGAGGAGGACATCGAGACCGTCATCGACGACGTCGAAGCCGAACTCGAGTCACAGTACGATCAGGGTCGGGAAGAGGTGTTGTACGCCGAAATCGAACAGATTGGTGGCACACGCGTCATGACCTATTTGGCGCTGCTCTTTCTGGCCCACCGCGGGCGCGTTCGCCTCGAGCAGGACGAACTGTTCGGCGACCTGTGGGTACAGGACGCGACGCTCGAGGCGGAGCCGAGCGAAGCCGTCGCAGACTGA
- the smc gene encoding chromosome segregation protein SMC, with the protein MYIKALVLDNFKSFGRKTKIPFYEDFTVVTGPNGSGKSNIIDAVLFALGLARTRGIRAEKLTDLIYNPGHEDSSSSSGPREATVEVILDNSDETLTRTQVVNAAGSDDVGEVDEIRIRRRVKETEDNYYSYYYLNDRSVNLSDIQDLLAQAGVTPEGYNVVMQGDVTEIINMTPYARRQIIDEIAGVAEFDAKKEDAFEELEVVEERIDEAELRIEEKRDRLGQLEDERQSALRYRRLRREKEEYEGYKKASELEEKREELATAEDRAAGLEDDLEELQRELDERQGTVVRLQEDLEDLNAEIERKGEDEQLRIKSEIEEIKGEISRLEDKIESSEAQIEEAEANRREAFVQIDRKQEQIEDLDTEMRDYKLEKASIKSEIQERESEREELVAEIDAVDTEFDELKADLAERKDDLEEAKTTKNDLQREQDRLLDEARRRSNEISEKEDTIERHREELPEIESKRSELERELEKAEKNRENIAGVVDDLRDEKRRLQSDVDDVDDTIQSKQQEYAELEANAGESGDSSFGRAVTTILNAGIDGVHGAVAQLGNVAGEYAVACETAAGGRLANVVVSDDVIGQQCIDHLKSRNAGRATFLPMTDMNQRRLPNAPSDPGVVDFAYNLVDFDTQFADVFSYVLGDTLVVEDLETARSYMGDYRMVTLDGDLVEKSGAMTGGSGKGSRYSFTGGGEGQLERVAKQITELQEERESLRSDLRDVEERLDDARDRKTDAGDEVRSIESKLEGLDDKRESIEADIETLEDELEELEAERESVDDRMTELADEIETKTAAVESIEADIDDLETELADSKIPELTAQIEELENEIDEREERIADLDSKLNELSLEKEYAEDAIEDLHDDIETAQNRTAEHEDRIEELEAEIEDNEGKLEEKREAVEDLEEELTELKDVRSDLKEELSEARTKRDQQQDRVNAVESKLEETRGRVSDLEWEIESLEGEVGEYDPEDVPDHETVLEMIEYLTADMEAMEPVNMLAIDEYDDVRSDLEELEDAKATLVEEAEGIRERIEQYETQKKQTFMDSYDEIAEQFTEIFEKLSEGTGELHLEDEEDPFEGGLTMKAQPGDKPIQRLDAMSGGEKSLTALAFIFAIQRHNPAPFYALDEVDAFLDAVNAERIGQMVDELSDKAQFVVVSHRSAMLDRSERAIGVTMQQDNVSAVTGIDLSEGSPEGEEVPASD; encoded by the coding sequence ATGTACATCAAAGCACTCGTTCTGGACAATTTCAAGAGTTTCGGCCGGAAGACGAAGATCCCATTCTACGAGGACTTTACGGTCGTCACGGGACCCAACGGCTCCGGGAAATCGAACATCATCGACGCCGTACTTTTCGCGCTCGGATTGGCCCGCACGCGCGGGATCCGCGCGGAGAAACTGACCGACCTCATCTACAACCCGGGTCACGAGGACAGCAGTTCCTCGAGCGGCCCGCGCGAAGCGACCGTCGAGGTGATCCTCGACAACTCAGACGAGACGCTCACTCGCACGCAGGTCGTCAACGCCGCGGGCAGTGACGACGTCGGCGAGGTCGACGAAATCCGCATCCGACGGCGAGTCAAAGAGACCGAGGACAACTACTACTCCTATTACTACCTCAACGACCGCTCGGTCAATCTCTCCGACATTCAGGATCTCCTCGCTCAAGCCGGCGTCACTCCGGAGGGGTACAACGTCGTCATGCAGGGCGACGTCACCGAAATCATCAACATGACGCCCTACGCGCGCCGGCAGATCATCGACGAGATCGCCGGCGTCGCCGAGTTCGACGCGAAGAAAGAAGACGCATTCGAGGAACTCGAGGTCGTCGAAGAGCGAATCGACGAAGCCGAACTCCGTATCGAAGAGAAACGCGACCGACTCGGCCAACTCGAGGACGAACGCCAGAGTGCACTCCGCTACCGTCGGCTCCGCCGCGAGAAAGAGGAGTACGAGGGCTACAAGAAGGCCAGCGAACTCGAGGAGAAACGCGAGGAACTGGCCACCGCGGAGGATCGAGCCGCCGGTCTCGAAGACGACCTCGAGGAGTTACAGCGAGAACTCGACGAGCGCCAGGGAACGGTCGTTCGCTTACAGGAAGATCTCGAGGATTTGAACGCCGAAATCGAGCGCAAGGGCGAGGACGAACAGCTCCGAATCAAGAGCGAAATCGAGGAGATCAAAGGCGAAATTTCGCGTCTCGAGGACAAGATCGAATCCAGCGAGGCCCAGATTGAGGAGGCCGAAGCGAATCGCCGCGAGGCGTTCGTCCAGATCGATCGGAAGCAAGAACAGATCGAGGATCTCGACACCGAGATGCGAGATTACAAACTCGAGAAGGCCTCGATCAAGAGCGAGATTCAAGAGCGCGAGAGCGAACGCGAGGAACTCGTGGCCGAAATCGACGCCGTCGACACCGAGTTCGACGAACTCAAAGCCGACCTCGCCGAGCGCAAAGATGACTTAGAGGAAGCCAAGACGACCAAAAACGACCTCCAGCGCGAGCAGGATCGTTTGCTGGACGAAGCCCGGCGACGCTCGAACGAGATCAGCGAGAAAGAAGACACGATCGAGCGCCACCGCGAAGAGCTTCCAGAAATCGAGAGCAAACGAAGCGAACTCGAGCGGGAACTCGAGAAGGCAGAGAAGAATCGCGAGAACATCGCCGGCGTCGTCGACGACCTCAGAGACGAGAAGCGCCGTCTGCAGTCGGACGTCGACGACGTGGACGATACGATTCAGTCGAAACAACAGGAGTACGCCGAACTCGAGGCCAACGCGGGAGAAAGCGGCGACTCCTCGTTCGGCCGCGCGGTGACGACGATTCTCAACGCGGGCATCGACGGTGTCCACGGCGCAGTCGCCCAACTGGGGAACGTGGCCGGCGAGTACGCCGTCGCCTGCGAGACGGCGGCCGGCGGGCGACTCGCGAACGTCGTCGTCTCCGACGACGTCATCGGCCAGCAGTGTATCGACCACCTCAAATCGCGCAACGCGGGGCGGGCGACGTTCCTCCCGATGACGGACATGAACCAGCGTCGGCTGCCGAACGCCCCCAGCGATCCGGGTGTCGTCGACTTCGCGTACAATCTGGTCGATTTCGACACCCAGTTCGCGGACGTCTTCTCGTACGTCCTCGGGGACACGCTCGTCGTCGAGGATCTCGAGACCGCACGATCCTACATGGGCGACTATCGGATGGTCACCCTCGACGGCGACTTAGTCGAGAAGAGCGGCGCGATGACCGGTGGCTCCGGCAAGGGCTCGCGCTACTCCTTTACCGGCGGTGGCGAAGGCCAACTCGAGCGTGTCGCAAAACAGATCACCGAGCTTCAGGAGGAACGCGAATCGCTGCGAAGCGACCTCCGAGACGTCGAGGAGCGACTCGACGACGCTCGAGATCGGAAGACCGACGCGGGCGACGAGGTGCGTTCGATCGAGAGCAAACTCGAGGGGCTCGATGACAAACGCGAGTCCATCGAAGCCGACATCGAGACGCTCGAGGACGAACTCGAGGAACTCGAGGCCGAACGTGAGTCCGTCGACGATCGGATGACCGAACTCGCCGACGAGATCGAGACGAAGACGGCGGCAGTCGAGTCCATCGAAGCTGATATCGACGATCTCGAGACCGAACTCGCCGACTCGAAGATCCCCGAACTCACGGCCCAGATCGAGGAACTCGAGAACGAGATCGACGAGCGCGAGGAGCGAATCGCGGATCTCGACAGCAAACTCAACGAATTGAGCCTCGAGAAGGAGTACGCCGAAGACGCGATCGAGGACCTCCACGACGACATCGAGACGGCCCAGAACCGAACGGCAGAGCACGAAGACAGAATCGAGGAACTCGAGGCCGAAATCGAGGACAACGAGGGCAAACTCGAGGAAAAACGCGAGGCCGTCGAAGACCTAGAGGAGGAACTCACCGAGTTGAAAGACGTACGAAGCGACCTCAAAGAAGAGCTCTCGGAGGCCCGAACGAAACGCGACCAACAGCAAGATCGGGTCAACGCCGTCGAGAGCAAACTCGAGGAGACGCGCGGTCGGGTGAGCGACCTTGAGTGGGAAATCGAGAGTCTCGAAGGCGAAGTCGGCGAGTACGACCCCGAGGACGTGCCAGACCACGAGACCGTCCTCGAGATGATCGAGTATCTGACGGCGGATATGGAAGCGATGGAGCCGGTGAACATGCTCGCGATCGACGAGTACGACGACGTCCGGAGCGACCTCGAGGAACTCGAGGACGCGAAGGCGACGCTGGTCGAGGAGGCCGAGGGGATCCGTGAGCGGATCGAACAGTACGAGACCCAGAAGAAACAGACGTTCATGGACTCCTACGACGAGATCGCCGAACAGTTCACTGAAATCTTCGAGAAGCTCTCGGAGGGGACCGGCGAGTTGCACTTAGAGGACGAGGAGGACCCATTCGAAGGCGGATTGACGATGAAGGCCCAACCGGGGGACAAACCGATTCAGCGTCTCGACGCGATGTCGGGCGGCGAAAAGTCGCTCACGGCGCTGGCGTTCATCTTCGCCATCCAGCGACACAATCCGGCACCGTTCTACGCGCTGGACGAAGTCGACGCCTTCCTCGACGCCGTCAACGCCGAACGAATCGGTCAGATGGTGGACGAACTCTCCGATAAAGCCCAGTTCGTCGTGGTTTCTCACCGAAGTGCCATGCTCGATCGCTCCGAGCGAGCCATCGGCGTCACGATGCAACAGGACAACGTCAGCGCCGTGACCGGCATCGACCTGAGCGAGGGCTCGCCGGAGGGCGAGGAGGTGCCTGCCAGTGACTGA
- a CDS encoding DUF7518 family protein produces MSKNRVEKLESTVAELESTVDGLTDELIEAKERIRVLEAELDTETPTRVPDRRASEETAEAQETQEAAPDEVEQATADADDDADATPDEAEDSGSDDIIVA; encoded by the coding sequence ATGTCGAAAAACCGCGTCGAGAAACTCGAATCTACGGTCGCAGAACTCGAGTCGACCGTCGATGGCCTGACAGACGAACTTATCGAAGCCAAAGAGCGCATTCGCGTGCTCGAGGCCGAACTCGATACCGAAACGCCGACCCGCGTTCCGGATCGTCGAGCCAGTGAAGAGACGGCGGAAGCGCAAGAGACCCAGGAAGCAGCCCCTGACGAGGTCGAACAAGCGACTGCGGACGCAGACGATGACGCGGACGCGACTCCCGACGAAGCGGAAGACTCAGGTAGCGACGACATTATTGTCGCATAA